The genomic region CAAGTTTTCAAACGAAAAGAAGCTaattaagtactccctctgtaacctCCTTTGCAAAAAAatgggtactccctccgttccaaattataagatgttctaacttcttTCTAAATCGAAATACCTGTGTATAGATGTGtttgtagtccatattaaaatattcAAAACGCCTCATAATTTGGAACATGGGTGATATACCTGAAATCCAGTCAACACGAGCTGGGGGAGGTGCAGTTTCATGGAGACGGCTACTCAAACCAACCGGGTGATCTGAATGCAGAAATGCTGACAACTGCTAGATGACAACAGATCATGGGAGAAGGAAGGACGCAATCAACCAACCATGCGCCGCCTCCGTGTCGGTAGCGGCGGCATCGCCTTCGTGTATCACTCGGCATGCACAGGCGCCAAGAGGCGAGAAGAGGACTGGACGAGATCTTCTCCATCCCAGAAGACCATCATCCTTCACCTTCTAGTCTGAACTCTTCAGGTATCAACATACATCATCTGTCATTGCAAATTTTCAAGCCTGGCAAGCTAACTAGATGATGAGATAATTTCAAGTTCTTTGTGGTATCAGCAAATCAAAAACACATGCTGTTCGTAACACTTCCCTTGTCATTTCCAGAAGTTGGCCGACAGAAAGGTCCAGCCAAATCTACTGAATCAGGAAACTACAAGATGCATAGCCCCAGATCCAGACAGCAACAAACTGGACAGCAAGATCAGGCAAACATCCATCCATGGATCCAAGAGCATGCATTATTCGGAGCTGAGAGTCTCTGACATGTCCGCGGTTCCATGGACACAAAACATTGATTATCTCAGTCATTAGCATAGCACATGATTAATAAGATTAAGCAGATGCAGCCAGCCAGAGTACAGGCCAAGCAAAGCTACAACGGTAGCCTGCCTGTAAGGACAGGGACTGTAGGGTGCCCAAGCAACAGACCCTCACGTCAAACATCAGATCTGGAGAAGCTTGATCCATCTATGGCTCCTTCACTAAGTGTGCGCGTGTGGCAATAATTGAAGGATCCAATATAGTCTACACATGCATATTTGATAAAAGGAAATGATGTGACACCAAGATTCTCAGAGGCCAGAGTGTCCAACAACAAGAGAACCAAGATTTGGAGGACTGATGGAAATGAAGCCGTGGCGTGGTGCATTTGGAAGTTTCAGGTGGAGAAGAGAAAGAAAAGATGGTGAAAGTTTTGTCACGATGCCTTGGTAGAGATTATAGACGTAGGCAACTGAGTACATCTGCTACCTATTAATGGAGGCAAAAAAAGACACATAGAAAGGTACATTGGCGAAAAAAGGTGGAAGACAGCATTTTTTTCCATTGTAAGTTATTTGCCACGTTTGGCCATTGTCTGTTTAGTTTCTTGTGTACTTGCATTGCTGACAATATATGAAAATAGTCCAAAGGTGCAGCCTAAATACTGGGTCGAAGCCGGGGGGTGGATCTTATATTCTGATACAAGCTCCTGAGCAATGAGGGTGGAAATTATACGAGTTTACAACATTGTGACTTAACAATTCTCTAAGCCAGTAAATATTCAAAAATTCCATCTCAGAAGCAAAAACATGTACAGGTTAAATTTACATGATTGCTACTGTACCGACAAGCAAGAATTAAATCTATGTCTAATTAATGTCTAAGTAAAGCTGGAGCCCAACATTAACTCAAACATGTCATCTGGGGTGAGAAGGGTTGTACCACCAAGAATGAGCTCCACATCAGGTCTGCCGCTCTCTGAGATTGCCTTCATGACTTCCCGGACCTTGCATGAAAAACACCAAGCTTATCAAAGACAACACTGCTTTCTAACACTAACAAACAGGGATTTGGGTTATATGCTTTTTCTCAGGAAGAAGCGAGTATTCTTTAGTTTTGGTTGGTTGCGGTCTCTGGATTAGAGATCCGCAATCTGACGTATGCTTATCAAGCTGTATGAATTAAAATCTGATGTTGTGGAGATAGAGGTTCTACTGGATATTAATAAAGCAGTGTACTGATCTACACAGTTCCAATAAAACGAATTAAAATCTTGGTGTGCATCCTTAGTGTAGTTCCAGATCGATTCAATACTAATGAATATATCACAAACTATGACAGAAACAACAAACTTCATCATGacatgataaaataaataaagccaAAAAATACGGGCCAGAACGTACCTCAAGAGTATTGATACCTCCCACAACAAAAACGATGAGACAACTTTGATCCCCAAAACTTGGTTTGGACTGCAGGCAAAACAACTGTGAGTTCGTAATTTAAACAAATGTCGCAGCAAGTAAGAAAACAATCGACCAACGTACCTGTCCAAGGCCAAACCTACCCAATCCGCTTTTAAATAAATGGCCAACAGCTGATGAATGGTACTCAAGGCCAGGTATGTAAAATCTCGTCAACACAGCTAATATCAACTTATAAAGCAAGCCTTTTCTTGAGTAACTATCAGTCTCAAACCGACTCAGTGCTGCCAACCCTTCTCCAAGAGCTTGATTCCGTAATCTCATACTGGACAAGCTATGAAAGAATttaaagagttgatctaccctatCCCGTACTTCCAACTTAAGTTGCATGTCCCCATAAGCTTCCTCTTTTTGATgatcagcatcatcatcatcgtcccaGTTATCCCACTGGTCATCAAAATCATCGGTAGTGGTAGAAATAGGCTCACTAGAGTCCTTATTTCTATCACCATCTTTAGATCTACCTTTAGCTTCAAGTTCCTTCTCCAAACCATCAAGGAACCGGAACTTCACAGATGATGGCCTCTCAAGGATAGAGTCCACCACAACATCTTTCAGTGACCGTTCATCTTCCCAAGAGAACGGACCACCAGCTATCGATGTAGGAAAGTTTTCGCCAGCCAAGATATACCCAATAATCGTTAGAAGTAATATGTCCTGGAAAGTCAGAAGGCCTTGCGTAGACCCCATGGTATTACCATGTTTGTGAGATTCCACTGAAGTGCTGGTGTTGATGAAATCACGAATCTCGCTGGCAAGACTTTGAGTTGTCTCGGCTGATGTTACACTTAATATTCTCTCAGCACTTGTAAAGGCCTCCCAGCGAGTACTTTGAGGTTCCTGGAGAGCCATTTCAGCAGCCAGTGCCAACTGAATAACCCCTCTGTTTCTTACCAAGGACAGCTCGTGTTGACAGAGCATCTGCACCATAGAACGAAGCTCTGAAATAGAAGCCGTCTGTCGACCTTTAGATGGAGAGGACAGCTTTTCAAGCTGTAAAGCCTCCATAAGCCATTTCTTAATCAACACCAACCCATCTTTTGCTCCTCTGTCTAGTAATGCTTCTAAGTAGCGCACTCCAGCATGGTTGGATAGGAAAGAGCCACTTAGAGTGCCTACTTTGCCATCATGTGCTTCGTCAGAATAATCAGGTAGCCAGGTAACTTCGGAGTCAACCTCAGCAGAGTTCCAGCCAGACACAAATGCCATCATACTTTCAGACAGCACACTGGTTCTGCTCTTAGTTTCTTCCTTGCTAAAGGCTGATTCAAGAGGGACCTTTATATCTAGTGGGGAACGTTTTACAGTAGCTTGGGAATGCTTGCTGGGAGTTTGAGGATTTTTTGCCGCATAACAGGATGAAGTCCTTTCCTTGCGTGGCAACGAGGACAGCATCCTATCAAGAAATGAGTCGCCATGAAGGCAAGGAGTTAGGAGATCAATTGTACGATCTACAATCAGTAGACCAGCAGAACTCTTATTACGACCAACGTCATATAGACTTGACATATCCATCATCAACTTCCCAATGGCCCTTGATGTATCACCAAGTGAAAATATATCAAGCTTTAGGTCCATCTACACAAATTTTGTAATGGAGATCAACAAAAGGTTTCATGCTTGAAAAATAGATAAGAGCAACTACAATGCAGCATGCTGTACATGATAAAAGTCATTACCTTATTGGCCAAGTGGTACAAGAATTGAGCAGTCAAGGTTAGTCCTGGGGGGACCTCATCGCCATCAAAAGGTTTACCAGTAGATATGGAGGGTAGACCAGGGCTAAGGGAATCCTCACGGTGATTTGACAAATATGATTCAGCAATTGTACCTTCCGAAGGTAAAACAAAAGTCCTTGAGGAAATAGGAGAGAAAATCATCGGAAAGTGACACACGGTTACAGACAACCTCTTTCCTCTTGGTTCAACCTGACCTAAGTCATCATCAGAAAAATCCTTTTTTCTCGGGCTAGATTCAGAAGGGCCATAGTGCACCCCAGAACCCCACTTAGTATCACCATCTGAGGTGAAATCTCTTTCTGTGTATGGGATGTTATCTTTGTCCTTGTTCAACTTCCCACACTTCTTTAGAAGCTCCTCATGGTCCTGAATGAGTAATATCTCATACTCCCGGAAAGCATCTGGTCCGAGTGGGGAATCAACGTATGCTGAGTGACCAATCTGCAACAAATTCACCAAAGGTTCAAAAGGTTACTCACATAATTTTGCGATAACTTAAAATAGATTTAAGAAGGCTCTAAGATAATGAAGTGAATAAGAAAGATGGGCATGCATTTTGGCAAAACTAACTGTGAATTGCAGAGGAAGCAATGCACGCAAAGAAGTTCTTACTGATACCCTCATATAAGGCTACTACATAAATCAGGCTAGTTTTGAAGTGGATACAGTGAGAAACACAAGGTCCGGGAAAGTATGTGACTCATGGTGACTTTATGACAAATCCAATAAGTTTTAGAACAGGGAACATGCAAGCCACTAACAAACAGAGATCAAACAGTGCAGATAGAGTAGATGCAATGCTACCAGCATGAGCAGTGACCAACATGTatttcgatgattttttttcaagaaAAAGATGAACTCCTGCACCAGTATAACTATACTGTTTTGTTCAACGAAGAGAGGAATCGTGGCATTATCATTCCCTGTTCCGCGTAGGAACTGCGAATGCGGAGGGAAAGAAAACCGTAGGGGGGGTTCTAGCAGCCCATGAAAGATTAAGATCATGGATTTCTGGATCTAAATCTTGACATCTTTTCTCAGAATGGTTTCAGAAAATCATTTGAGCTGACCATGGGTCCTAGTAGATAATAGTAAATTCAAACACCATTCATCCCCTATGTAAAAACTCCTTTgttagtgtaacgccccggacacacccgtcggTTACTAgccgttactcctggcgggatctagaccgGACCCACAGATCAACACTAGTCTttcctgcgcactttgtcctcactcgtgcgcacctgggACCAACTTCCAAattggtcacccatcctgaaattgctccaagctgagcatgcttaactttggagttctttccgtaTGGGCTCcgggaaaagaaggaattccttatttctatgagtagtctatcatccatATTAGGCCAGGATAtgacatacacccccactcaaaggAACCGACATCCTCGTCGGCCCACagaaacgttccctcttggcacacgtCTGTGAGTCCAGTCCGGCACATGTaccatgtcgtgtgccacgacgggcCACAAATGTCATGCACAACATGACTGCGCACCTGacccgcaaacatccgtgtaaccgcgagggtcggctctggtAGGGTCGGCTCTGGTACCAACATGTAaagccccggacacacccgctggtTACTGGCcgttactcctggtgggatctagtctggccccacagatcaacactagtctttcctgcacactttgtcctcactcatgcgcacctaGGACCAACTTCCTAGTTGGACACCCATCCTTATTTCTATGAGTAGTCTATATCATCCCTATTAAGTCAGGCTATCACAGTGAGGTGACTGACGTATTAAGTCAGGCTATCACAGTGAGGTGACTGACGTATTAAGTCAGGCTATCACAGTGAGGTGACTGACTCTAAGGCCGTGAAGGATATTTCCCTGATCACCAAGATGGAGACAAGGGACGTCTTCGAGACACGAGGAAGATGCACTCAGGGAAAACCAATCCCCACGGAAGTCCGATGAAGATTGAAACATCTAGGCCATAGTTGCTGTAAATTCTTGTAAGAGTTACGTTGGAAGTTGATTTGTAAAATTAAAATTTAGTAAAATAATATAATCAGCAGTATGATCAGGCCCTTCAGAAGCAAACCAGTCATCACAATTAACATATTATTGCAGGGGTTAAGCACCTCGGAAATCGCTGTCAATACAGTACAATGTGAAACAGTTCCATGGTTGCCCAAGCAGCGTATAATATACCGATGTGCATCACTAAGAAGGCGTGATGTAATAAAGACAATCTTCCTTGCTGGATGAGCAAAACTTGAATTCCACTCAGCAGCCTGCAAACACAGATACATCAGGTGATGAGGTAAAGAACAGAACAACAAGACAGACCATTTCTTGAGTACAGAAAGTAATAAAATTTCCCTGTTTCTATAGTAAGACACAGAAAACCTTGTTAATTGCATATAAGAATACTGCATCTTTACTGTTATCGACATGGCAGATACCAGCCAGTCTGACGTGCACACCAGCAGCAAATGCCAAGCTAAGGCCCAAGGCCCAACAATCAGATAGCCGCAACAGTCTAGTTACAGCACAGCAAGCCAACAATGCAGCTAAAAACAATTGTGGCCATGAGGGACGTCCAGGATAGTGAGAGCTGCACTGATCGATTTGGTCGCATTTGTTAGTTTGAGAGGAGATGTAGATTGCATCATGTATGTTTGTTAGGTTCGAACTCTCTATTCTATTTAAAGATGAAGAAGTGCAGCCATTATTATCAAGAACATATACAACCTTCTTTCTTCAAAACCCTCTCGTTCATCTATGGTCAATGCCTCCTTATTCTAGCATCCTGTATCTCTTCACCCATGCTGCAAGGCCCACCTCACAGTACTCATGACACTGGCATACCAAGGTTAGCATGCAGGTTACTAGGATTGTCATTTTCTATCCATCATAAGAAATCggaaaaaagaaaagataaataTAAATTATACAGACTCGGTATGTTGCCAGATCAATAGGCAGTACTTCAACAATTAGTTAATTACCACCCTAACTATCGCAGAAGTCCCAAAATCACTATGAACTACGACTGTCACAACTTCGGCACCCACGAGGCCATGGCGGATGCTATTCAGGTGATGACAGAAGGCACCACATTTCTTTCAGTTATTTCCCCCTCTACCGACATCAGCCATGGCAATGCTGGACGACAGAGGCCTGTGTCAAGTACCCTATACGCACACGCTATCATTCCCATGATCGCAGGAGCCCGAGAGATCGAGGCACACACCAAACATGTATTGGCATCATTGATCGCAAGACCTGGCTCTACCAGCTGACTTGCATATGACTTTATGGTTAGCAAAGAAAGGGTGAGATGGATGTCAACAGAAGCAATAATAGTTGACATGGATGGCAACATGGCAAAACCATCCATAAACTCATGTTAGGGGGGTATGTGAGGGTGAGATGCATATAGAAATACATCATCGCTGAAACCTAGTGTGCATACATGTAAGTTCTGTCTTGCCTACTAACTTAATACGACAAAAATAAGTGAACTGCGATTCATAAAGTGCGTTATTCGTATGACATCTGCTGGCCATAGTCAATCTCCACAATGCAGGTACAGTGCATAAATCATCAGAAAAATAGCCCAGTAATGCTACAGGGCATTCATTAAACATTCGAGTTGCCACCAACACCACTCATAGAAACTAGAATCACTGCACCATGACCATCAAGTTATAGGGAAACAGGGCAAGTTGTAGATTTCAGTAGTTGCTTGATATTAGATAGAAAGCGAGAGCAACGGAACCTTACAGCATCAAGAGGAGACGTGCTTTCCAAGCTGCACACCGCACGAGCTCTGAGCTCGAGAAGCAGAGGGAATGCTCCTATAAACTGGAACGCCTCCAGAGTGCCTGCATCTAGGTACACTAGCGCATCTGCAATCTCATCTCCAATCTGCAAAGCACCAGTAACTGAATCAATTTCTATAGTGCAAGCTGGGAAGATTATACCTATACTGTAGAATCATCATCGGGCagttttcctcaattcttttgcaGATTGAGTTAATAATAAAGCAGCCTCATGTTTTACCACTCGTTTTAAGATGGATTACTTCGGTTCGGAAGCTTCAAATGTTTGTTTCTTCTTCAACAGAAAAACTGCTGGAGGCGGAAAATCCTAGGAATCCTCGTGCGCTCCATCATGGAAAATTACGCACTGATACTTTTCGAAGGATCGATAGAAGAACGAGCAAGCCAAAAAAGAGTACGGAACCAGCGAAGGGGAACTCGCGAAGTGATTCGACCTGGCGGATGGAGTCTTGGCAGGACGCGATCAGATCCACCGCTGCCATGGCGTCTCGCTCCCTAGGTCCCCAGAAGATTGCGGAACCTTCACCGCGACGCCACCGCGCGATGAGGTCGGATCGTGGGTGAGGGGCGATGCCGGAGGGGAACTGCCGACGGTGGCCGCAGGTAGAGAGCCCGGATACCCTGCCGCTCACgccgaaggggggggggggggggggggggggggggaggagagatGGATACCACCTCCGGAGCTGCAGCTCGCCGGAGATGCGTCGCTGGCTGCTACACGGGAGATCAGCGGGGAGGAGACGGTGGGGGGACTCGCAGGAGGATTAGCTCCGTTTTAGTTCAGTCTTTGGTTTCACAAGCCCATGCGGATACGGCCCAGCTACAAAAGCAACATcagttctcttctttctttttctccagaGAAAATATAGTTCTTCCCAAAAGTAAattctaaatttgaaatatttaAATGATCCCTTGAATCAGTTGAGAAAATTTCAGATGATAACAACAATTATTAGTTTGTACCTTAAACTCGTCATGGTTTCATAAACTCTCAAATACGACCAAGCCTACCCCCATTAGCAAGGTATTGGTGATATCAAGTGACTTAGCTCTTCAAAGCAGGGGCGGAGGCACGTTATGGACACCGGTGTCACTGGCATCGGGTAAAATACGTATTTACCTTATATAAATTCCAGATTTTTGGGCTGGACACCGGTAACTTTTGGATCTGGACATCGGTCAGCCCAGCGACTGACAAACACAAGCGAGGCAGTCTAGCCCATCTACATAATGCTCACTCCTAAAACGATCAATTAATCCTTGGTCCCTGGATGTGCGTGTGTTGAAAAAAAAGCTATCGATCTGATTAATCGATCTCCCAATACGGTTGTACCTTATTTGTATGTGCGCCTATTCGGTTGCTCATCCGCCCGGCTTTTGCGCCTCAACCCTCATAGCATCGCCCGTCCTCGGACCTTCTCCGTCGCGCGGCCAGCCGCCGGTCCGCCCAGTCACCTTCAAACATCTAGCCGGCCACTTGAACCCTCGCCCAGTCATGGATTGTTGAAAGTTTGAGGTACGTCTCAACTCTCAACTCAGCACTTGGTAATTGCCGATCTCTCTCAAATCTGAAATCTCAGTTGTGTGTAGGAATTACAAAAAAATTAAGTTATGTTTTTCTAATTGTATGGCTAGGGTCTTAAAATTTAAAGCTATTATAATTGGAAACAATTCGTTGTGATTCATATTTAACCAGGGGAGGATTATTTCTGCAACAACGGCGAGACACAATGTCAAGTAAGTTTAAGTCCCTAATCGTATCATTCGATCGATGCATTTTGTTTATTGTTTATACTCTTGCATATGCAAACACAAATAATGTAACTCGTACATTTTTGCTAAAACAGTAATAATTAATCACAGGAGAATTTATAGAAAGGTTTCTTAAATAATATTGTAACTCGTTCATTGTTTAGCGTTCTTAGGCTTGTTCAAATTTGCATAATCAACTAGTATTTCAAATGGAAGTGAACAATTTATTTTGGTAAGAAATCTCGTTGCCATATAATTAGTGTTCTTGGTGTGTTATTTTATATTATTGCTTGGTGTCCATCTTTATACATATGATGTGCACGTGCACGTGGACACCGGGACATTTTTGTTCTGGATCCGCCCCTGCTTCAAAGTAACCGCCTAACTTAGCATAGCTCTTGACTATCAAATCTGTAATTtgtaatacctaaatagttcatccccactaacctatttctcttacatgcagcctatccacatcagCAATCAACATGCAACCATCCACCTTAGCTAATCTGCCACATCATCAAGTGTTTTTTTTCCTATTCTCTCAGCCATTCCACGTTTTTTTCTATAGACTATAGAGGATTCGACACCGGACGCAAACTATTAGCTTCCGCAACGCATCGCTTCGCTGGTGAATTTTTTGGCTGGTTCGTTTCTTTTGCATGTGGCTATGCCCTGGTCACCGAAGCGACGAGTCATTTACTATTGAGCCTTCTATATAACAGACGAGCAGTCGAGAAGCACAGACGCTTCGTATCGATTCATATTACCATCACCTCTCCATCATATTTTTAACTAATCCTCCTATCTTAATCGACATCTAACATGGTTGTTTGTATATGGAGATCCCTTCGAGCTCCGGTGCGCACAACCTCATCTACCAAAGATAGAGTTTGATGTCGTCCACCACAATACGCATGGATGGCGCCGCTGCCCGCCTGCTACGCGTCGctgacacccacaacgcctcccaGGTCCCCGGCGTCGGCTTTGCCTGACCACGGAGAAGCGCCTGGACAGCGCCAGCGCTCCTCGGTGCCACGCATCGGTTTCTTCCGGACATCCACTTCCAACGGCCAGCATCGGCTTCGGCCGGCAGCGGATGCCCTCCACACCCACCCCGCGCCCGTCACATCTCCTCCTAGGATCTTGCTGCTAATCCTCGTCTAGCCCCTCCTTCCTTTGCTTCGGCATGGAGCCCGACGAGCCGTTCAGCGTGTCTTGCAGTGGCAGAGTAAGAATAGGTGTTCTTTATTCTCGGGTTGTGCTTGACTCACAAAGTACTTGAATTAGTTTCACCCACATAGATAACTTGACCTTGCATATATACTATAGGTACAAAATCCGCCAGAATGATTCACGACTGGTCTAACTGCTCCCCACGGCAAGAGATTAAGTCCCAGAACTAAGGTGAGGTTATTCTGTTAAAAGTAAATAAAATTGTATACCTGATTTCCTGCCCACATTTTACAAGTAAGGAACCGTTGATTTGGGATCCATCTCGATGGCCCATAAGATAAATCATCTCACCCTACCATGATTAAGTACCGCGTGCTTTTGTAGTTTTATCTGTTCCACGCTTAACATGGCCATTATTAGCCTCTATTCCCAGAACGTTTGTAGTTTCTAGACCTATTTTTTATTCTGCAAATCATTTTTTATCAATGTTTCTAGAGCAGGAACATGCATTTTCAACTGATTAATTTGGTATCTCTAAACCTTTAGTACCAATCATGCTTACTGAATGACTTCAAATCCAGACAAGCTTTTAAGCCCTGGATCCAAACCAGCCACACAATTTGTCATTTCTGTATTAAGCATTTGAAAGTTCAGGTGGTGCTATCTTCTATTTTTAATTACTGATGTGTTCTGAACATATTTTGGAATAATCGAAATATATTGATGTTGCAGGTTACTTTTGTCTAGATTATGGGGTAAAAAAACTTTTGTATGGATTAGTTCTCTTCCAATGATTCTCATGTTTAATGTTGTGAGTCACTTCCACATATGTGCACACCCGAGAGTGTTGACAAGTATAGGTCTGAACAGTTGAAGGAAGATGATACAAAAATAGTTGAAGGAAGGTCAACATATTTTTGAATCCAATTCTCATTAGCCTTCCATGGACCTAAAAATATTACTATGAAACAAGATACATATTGTTTAAAAATTGCCAAAATTCCAGTGGATAAACAGTAGGGCTCATCACTCTTTATGTTTGCTAACCTCTATCTTAAATCTTTTTCCTTATGAGTTTTATTTTTTATCtatgatgtgaaggaaatatgccctagaggcaataatatagttattacttatttccttatatcatgataaacgtttattattcatgctagaattgtattaaccggaaacataatacatgtgtgaatacatagacaaacatagtgtcactagtatgcctctacttgactagctcgttgatcgaagatggttaagtttcctaaccatagacatgagttgtcatttgattaacgggatcacatcattaggagaatgatgtgattgacttgacccatttcgttagcttagcacttgatcgtttagtttgttgctattgctttcttcatgacttatacatgttcctacgactatgagattatgcaactcccgtttaccggaggaacactttgtgtgctaccaaacgtcacaatgtaactgggtgattataaaggtgctctacaggtgtctccgaaggtacttgttgggttggcgtattttgagattaggatttgtcactccgattatcggagaggtatctctgggctctctcggtaatgcacattacataagccttgcaagcattacaactaataagttagctgcgggatgatgtattacggaacgagtaaagagacttgccggtaacgagattgaactaggtattgagataccgacgatcaaatctcgggcaagtaacataccgatgaaaaagggaacaacatatgttgttatgcggtctggccgataaaagatcttcgtagaatatgtaggagccaatatgagtatccaagttccgctattggttattgaccggagacgtgtctcgctcatgtctacattgttctcgaacccgtagggtccgcacgcttaacgttacgatgacagtttcattatgagtttatatattttgatgtatcgaaggttgttcggagtcccggatatgatcacggacatgacgaggagtctcgaaatggtcgagacataaagatcgatatattggacggctatattcggacaccggaagtgtttcgggtgatttcggagaaaaccggagtgccggaagggttaccgaaaccc from Triticum aestivum cultivar Chinese Spring chromosome 4A, IWGSC CS RefSeq v2.1, whole genome shotgun sequence harbors:
- the LOC123086585 gene encoding sec1 family domain-containing protein MIP3, which produces MAAVDLIASCQDSIRQIGDEIADALVYLDAGTLEAFQFIGAFPLLLELRARAVCSLESTSPLDAAAEWNSSFAHPARKIVFITSRLLSDAHRYIIRCLGNHGTVSHCTVLTAISEIGHSAYVDSPLGPDAFREYEILLIQDHEELLKKCGKLNKDKDNIPYTERDFTSDGDTKWGSGVHYGPSESSPRKKDFSDDDLGQVEPRGKRLSVTVCHFPMIFSPISSRTFVLPSEGTIAESYLSNHREDSLSPGLPSISTGKPFDGDEVPPGLTLTAQFLYHLANKMDLKLDIFSLGDTSRAIGKLMMDMSSLYDVGRNKSSAGLLIVDRTIDLLTPCLHGDSFLDRMLSSLPRKERTSSCYAAKNPQTPSKHSQATVKRSPLDIKVPLESAFSKEETKSRTSVLSESMMAFVSGWNSAEVDSEVTWLPDYSDEAHDGKVGTLSGSFLSNHAGVRYLEALLDRGAKDGLVLIKKWLMEALQLEKLSSPSKGRQTASISELRSMVQMLCQHELSLVRNRGVIQLALAAEMALQEPQSTRWEAFTSAERILSVTSAETTQSLASEIRDFINTSTSVESHKHGNTMGSTQGLLTFQDILLLTIIGYILAGENFPTSIAGGPFSWEDERSLKDVVVDSILERPSSVKFRFLDGLEKELEAKGRSKDGDRNKDSSEPISTTTDDFDDQWDNWDDDDDADHQKEEAYGDMQLKLEVRDRVDQLFKFFHSLSSMRLRNQALGEGLAALSRFETDSYSRKGLLYKLILAVLTRFYIPGLEYHSSAVGHLFKSGLGRFGLGQSKPSFGDQSCLIVFVVGGINTLEVREVMKAISESGRPDVELILGGTTLLTPDDMFELMLGSSFT